CGTGTAATATTTCTATTCTACTGCAGGACTTGATTTCTGTCGTCGAATCAAAACCAGCAAAACGATATGGGGATTACTTCTTGCGACAAATCGTTAAGGTATGCACAATTCCTTGTTTTCCCTTATTTAAAGAAATCTTAATTAGCAGCGTTAGGCAAATAAATAGTTAATCGCCTTGTTTAATATCTTTGAACATTTTCGTTACAGCTTGAAGGGGTGATCAATGATATGGACAGGGTAAAGCTTGATTGAGTCATCCGTCGCTTTCTAAATTACCGTCCTCTCCTGCAATTTTTGCTCGTTTAGATTCGTGTAATGAcgttttgagatttttttacttcttgctaATTACCTGCCTCATGTACCTGCTCGGCTGCTCTTTTGAATTGGCGGATGTCGTTTAACTCTTAGAATTATCGAAATATAACTTTCCAAGTATTTTTTCCCCCTCAATCCAAGTCATCATTGGGTGCATCGGATATTTCTCAGAACACATGTCACGTGATGGGAGAGATAtttatatgtaaatatatagtCGGGTTTTAGTTAGGTTTGAATTTTGGCATGGATTATTACTTgtgatactttttttttatgaaactcGTTATAAGAACTTATCTTTCGTTCAAATGCCTCGTACTATTCTTCCATATATGAACAGATTTATAATTGATGAGTAAAATAAGGGGGAGTGATATCCatacaccctattttacttcttacacatcttttaaaattttggcCGTCAGGTTGGATAAATTGAAGgagatcaacggacaaaaattatcaagggtgtgtgagaagtaaaatggggtatgtggatagcacatctcTAAAATAAGTATCAAATGTCACGTGATGAGAGAGAAACCAAATCTTCGTGCACAAAACGCGTTTAGGCCCTAGATGTGGAATGAGGATCTTCTctagattctctttgtgaggactTCAGAGATCTTTTAATCACatctgtttatcgtatatcgtgcgatcagaaagtattgtaatttttttatttaaaattaaatataaacagtatttAACGAAAACTGATCGTACAATGAACAGATGTGATTGGAAGATCTCTTAAATTCTTACAAAAAAGATCCGGAGGAGGATCGTCATTCCTAGATGTGGCCACTCATGCTAATTGACTTTCGGGAAGGACAACATTTGACGACATCGATTACGTTAATTTCCCTGCCGATTTTTCAATCCGCTAATTTTGTGTGTGGGAGCAGGAGCAATGGTTGTCAATTCTCGCTTGTCCCTTTCTAGGTAGTAGGTAATATTTTATCAGCAACGGACTTATAGCTCCGTTAGTTAAGAGTATTAATATTTGCACTCGCTTTTTTTTTGTGCAATTCTATTCTTTTTCGATATCATTtgttacacaaaaaaaaaaaatgtacacaaCAATAGTTTTTAACTTTATAAAGCGCATGATTGTATTTTTAGAGTGTAGATAACAGCTCTAAAAGAAatatattaatttcattttcaaCATACTATTTTTAGTCATCAAGATAGAAAATTTATGGCTGAATAAAAGATATAAAACAGTTTAGTCaccttttttaaatttttttagtccAAAATTGATCAAATTAATATTGAATGTTCAACCTGTCAAGAATTTAGTCAAATATTATTTGGGTAATAAATACAAGTACCTAAGACACATTTGAATGGCATTATACGGACATGAAGCCTCTGTCTTTGGTTTCTACTCCTACTTTTTTGAATGTTAGTTGTGTGGTTTTAACTTGGATTTGCATAGTCCAAACACATGTACGCTTACTCTCCATCAAACATTCAACGTTATCATCGCATCTCTTAAGGTTCCAGTAGGCGGATCAATCATACTATTGAGGACTTACATACAAGGGGATTTTAATGCGGTGGTATTCCAGCCAGTTAAACATTGTCATGTTTTGTTGAGATAAACTTCAATGCAATGTGAATTCTGTTGTTATGGTGGTATCACAATCCAATCACACACTATCATGTAAGAGTTAACTGACTAATTCATATATCGCCACAATTGCATCTCGTTATAGGCACATAAGTCATTTGGGTCTGTTGCCAAATTATCACCAAACCCCCATCTCCAGCAATTCCTTTCCTCCAACCCACATGGGTTTTTCTCAAGAAGGAAAGGTAGAAGAAGGAAAGGTAGaatattattattgtttattATTCTGAGTTATATAGGCAGCTAGGAATAGGTGCGGGCTATAGCAACACAGACAGAGTTGTGCTGACTGGTGTGATAGAGAAATGGTGATCAGTGCAAGGTGTTGCTTGAGCAACTCCATGagagttttgaatttatttgtcAATGTTTGTGGAGTTGCAGTCATCATCTACTGCCTTTGGCTCACCAAGAAATGGCAAGTTGGAGTCTCTGAGCTCCCTCCTGTCCCAATTATCCCTCAGCCCtggtaaatatatatacacatattttacttttgttgaattgtgaattcataTTTTCATGCTTTGGGTGATTCCGAGGTTCCGTATTCGAATCTTCCGCTCTCCAATATCGCTTGTATCAAAGAAAACGAGAAGGGTTTTTGCTGTTTTTTGTGATGGACGTATAGAGCAGAGGCTTCCTGCAGTTTTTCTTTAATCTTGTTATATTTTGCATTTGTTCGAAAGTCATCAGTTGCAATTTTGTTTGACAGgtttatatatacatgtttaggtATGGGAATTGCTGTCTGCCTCAGCACCCTTTGCGGTCATATTGTTGCCCATTCCGTCAGCAGTTTTATTCtcttcattgtatcctttctgGTGTTTAGAGCTTTTCGATCGACATTTGGCTTCAAATCTTCGTTTACAATGTTCGAAAAAAAACTTGGGCGGTGATTTTCACACTCGTTTTAATCTCCTGCACTCCTCCCCTTGAGTGCAGAACACTTGAAGATGAGTGTCTAAATTGCTATCCAAACGTTTCTGCCTTTTTTCCTTCAACTTTTTACCACTTTTTAGCAATttgaatttagttttatgaCTATTTACATAAATATCATCAATCTGGTTTGTCCTTGACCAATTTTAATTAGTACGTACTCTTCGTCTTCTGTCTTCTTTGCCTTGAAGTTGGAGTGATTGTCTCAATTTTCTTTAGGATGGACTGGGAAGTGGTATGCCTTCATGGACTGCATTCAGTCTTTTTAGCTTGGTAGCCATTAACTAGTAATCACTTTTTCAAGAAGCTGCTTTTTTGGCCTGTTTTTTTCACAGCAATTCGCCAAGTACATTGATGAGGATCACACCCCGTTCAAAAAGTTCTTGAGGTTTCATCTAAACATGTGCCGCATCATTGTAATTCTCATTTTGATACCGCAGGTACAAAAAACCCCGTTTTTTACTCAATTTCGGACATTGTCTGAACCGTTAGATCATCATAATTTTAGTGACTTAACGGTTCAGACAATGTTTGCACTAGAGAATTTCCTGCGACTTTGAGCTAAACACAAGTTCATTTTACAGATCAAGGCTACCGTGCTGGGAATCATTCTTTGGGCCATTGGTTCTGAGCCGAGGACGGAACATTTCAACTCTTCTGATGTCACAAACTTCAGATACTCATTTCTAGCAGCACCTACACAATCGTTACAAGATATATCAAGACATGGATTCAGAAACTACGAAGTTTCATCACCAGAATTTGAATCTCCACCACGCCCAAGCCTTTTTTCAAATGTACAAAGATTTTTCAGAATGCGTTTTCATAGAAGAGTCACCCTTAGTTAGGGCAGAAGTATATAAGTTTTGGGTTTAGGGTCCCCTGCATTTTTGTGTTTAGTTGAGGGGGTTCAGAAGTATATAATCTTGGCAGTGCCATTAGTTCACTGTCGCTGAAATGGTAAAAGCTTTTACCGTTGAAAACCAACAACCGCTTGTCCGAAACTCCAAATCTCAGCTCAGCACCCCCGCCATCCAGGTCCAAAACTCTACGGACGATTTCCTGCACTGCCACTCTCTCAGCTGGAGATCATGGCGGTTCCGCATTTGCAAACATTCCTCAGGTTCCTGAAGCAACATTTCCCGTGGTAAGGAAATTAGATTTTCCCACACTTTCTTAAAACTTGGATTTCTTTGTGTATAGTTCAAAGACTTGATGGTTCACAGGATACTGCAATTCACACCAGTATTGCATTTGCTTAAAACTTTGAATATTTGTGTGTCTAGTTCTCTTGGTTGATCCCCACGAGATAAACTCGCGCTCCTATGCATTAGAGTAGTTTAGCATCATCATACAGTGTACATGTCCTAGCCAGACACCTTATGGAAACCATCTGAATTTTTTCAATGCAgcaggtctcgggttcgagacttgggagcagcctctccataaatgggggtaaggctagccgacattcacctctcccagaccctgcgtaaagcgggagccttgtgcactgggtacgacctttagcAGGTCTAGCTATGAAGACATATCGTTACTATGATCCACGAACACACGGACTAGACTTTGAAGGTATGCTTTTGTATATAAATGCTACTTgtattttccttcttttgtaTACAATTACCTTGCATCCCTCTCTTATATTGTAGATTGTATTTTCAGTGGACTTATCGTTTATTTCTGTCAGAAGATCGATAAGATTATGTAGGCTATAATTTGTTTGTACCTATTATTCTACCTAACGTTTTCCATCCGCGACGATGCTTGAATGTTCTTTTGTTCACCTCTTCTAGTTCCAGTCTCGGTGACTGACAGGAATGCTGGAAGATCTTCGTTCTGGCCCAACAGGAGCTATCGTGCTTCTCCAAGCATGTGCGCATAACCCCACCAGTGTGTTGATCCAACTATGCCACAGTGGGAGCAGATAATTTCTTTGATATTGCTTAGCAGGTACGGCAGAGTTTCGTTTAAGCTCGATTTCAGCTTCAACTTCGCAGTTTTATAAGATCCCTCAACTGGTAAGGCCTGCAGGATCTTGTACCTGAGAAATTGGTTAAGTCTGCTGTATATTGTAGGGTCACTGTCTTGCGGTCTGCGTTGAGTCCATCGGCAGTGTCATAGATCGAACATCGTCATCTTACATTAGGGCATAGTTTACTCACCCTTAATGTTACTGTGCATGAGGATTACCTTGACAGGTCTTGGTCCCAAGGCAGGTCCTCATCTCGTAGATGCAATACATGCAGCTGTGACCACTCATCTCTAAGCCATTTTTGAAGTGCATAAAGTGGCTTATTGTAACTCTCTTGTAATCCAAGGGTTACCctatttgtaataaaaatagaaaaatgcgAGCAACGTGCTTGTAACTTGATTGGTTAGTAAGTAGCATATATTGTTTACACATGAGatcataaatttaattttccccACCGCCTACCCTCATGATCTCAAATTGTTGCTCAATTAGTTAAAACACAGTTAATAAAACAATGGACTGGAATAGTGCATTTACATTTACACTCGAAGTCGTAAGTTTAATTTTACTCCTCTCCAAATTCATTAGTTTAATTTCTCCCAACCCCATTGGACGGGCTTAAAGCCCATGGGCTTTTATATAACGGGAAGAGATGCATGTACGCTTACAAACAAGAGGCAGAGATTCAGCCCATACCCAGAGCCTCGATGCACGTGCCTACCAAAATTTTATCGGATGTCCCCGAAGGGACTGCCTACCCAAATTAGATAACATCGATAAGGTCGAAGCCACGTGCCCTCGATGCACGTGCCCACCGAGACGGTTTTTCTCGTCACGGATAACAACATCAATTcgtagcagaaaaaaaaaaaaaaaaaaaaagaagaaaacaattcTCAATCCAACGGCTAAGAATTCCGTACCACATAAAGCCAACGGCGGATCGTGCAGAGTTGGAAACAGAGAATTcttggaaaaaagaaaaggtgtAAATACAATACAAATTGTCGAATACAGGCAGTTAAGGAAAAGCGGGGCCCACTTAATCAGAAACGTCACGGAAGAGGAGGGAGGCCTCCACGACGCGCCACGTCGTCGGCCACGTATGCAATTAAGGAATGCAAATCGTTTTCTTTCCATTTATATTGCCCAAACAACGAAGACACTTGACACAGAGAGCGCACCAAAACTCAAAAAAGGCGAATTTTAAGCCCAGGAACGAATAAAACTGCCTAACATGCGCCCACAGTTAACATCACCCCACGCCCACAGTTCTTCTGTTTCTACGAGTAGTGATCGGAGGCTGAGCGCTCTGGTACGACACCTCGCTGCCGAAGAAGATCAATCGTCCTCCGCCATGGATGCTCACAACAACTCCATCTCTTCCTCGCCAGCTTCCGCCCACGCCAATTCCGTCTTCGCTCACGTCGTTCGCGCTCCCGAGGATCCAATCCTTGgggtactctctctcttcctctctctctctcaaagtgTTTGATCTTTGCTTGAATCAGTTTAGGAGATTTCAGATTTTCGTGTAATTTGTAGTGATAGAGTTTTGATTTCGGTTGCGCTTAAGCTGAACAGTTTACAAAATCCTGGTAATTTGATAATGGATTGAATGTTTGAACAGTTTTCAAATTCGGTTgagatttcaaattttggtAATGGATTGAATGTTTGAACAGTAATTTGATCGTTCGGGCCCAAAATCCTTTTCGGTTTTCAATTTCGGGGTATTTTAATGCTAGCTTTGATGTTGGTCGTGATTCATAAACTAGTTTGATCGCGCTTGTTTATCTTTATCCGAACACCTATCGTATTAATCTCCATCAAT
Above is a window of Malus sylvestris chromosome 15, drMalSylv7.2, whole genome shotgun sequence DNA encoding:
- the LOC126601391 gene encoding tetraspanin-19-like isoform X1 — translated: MVISARCCLSNSMRVLNLFVNVCGVAVIIYCLWLTKKWQVGVSELPPVPIIPQPWFIYTCLGMGIAVCLSTLCGHIVAHSVSSFILFIYVLFVFCLLCLEVGVIVSIFFRMDWEVQFAKYIDEDHTPFKKFLRFHLNMCRIIVILILIPQIKATVLGIILWAIGSEPRTEHFNSSDVTNFRYSFLAAPTQSLQDISRHGFRNYEVSSPEFESPPRPSLFSNVQRFFRMRFHRRVTLS
- the LOC126601391 gene encoding tetraspanin-19-like isoform X2 codes for the protein MFVELQSSSTAFGSPRNGKLESLSSLLSQLSLSPGMGIAVCLSTLCGHIVAHSVSSFILFIYVLFVFCLLCLEVGVIVSIFFRMDWEVQFAKYIDEDHTPFKKFLRFHLNMCRIIVILILIPQIKATVLGIILWAIGSEPRTEHFNSSDVTNFRYSFLAAPTQSLQDISRHGFRNYEVSSPEFESPPRPSLFSNVQRFFRMRFHRRVTLS